From Acidobacteriota bacterium, the proteins below share one genomic window:
- a CDS encoding D-alanine--D-alanine ligase family protein has product MAKVGLVFGGRSVEHRVSVVSARTVAAGLTEAGHQVVALGIAEDGRWVAPAAGQAALDGATDVVMAAEDESVPASLRHLLDAAPEVIFPIVHGTWGEDGTLQGLCEMLDLPYAGADVAASAVAMDKLLCKRLLASAGVPVVDFESVAAGEDFAAAAERAQRLPAPWFVKPSVGGSSVGIRKVTAAAELEDALAFALGFDDEVIVERGVTGREIECAVLGYPSLQASVLGEIEPGREFYDYEDKYLEDTARLLAPAPLPEETSHRLRALAIRAFQALGGTGMARVDFFLAEGEDGDQVWVNEINTLPGFTKISMYPRLWDLTGVPIPELVDRLVQDALTRHRNRHALDRGIKEWLGSLG; this is encoded by the coding sequence ATGGCGAAGGTCGGACTGGTATTCGGAGGACGGAGCGTCGAGCACCGGGTGTCGGTGGTCTCCGCCCGCACCGTGGCGGCGGGCCTCACCGAGGCCGGCCACCAGGTGGTAGCCCTAGGCATCGCCGAAGACGGCCGCTGGGTCGCCCCGGCGGCGGGCCAAGCGGCCCTCGACGGCGCCACCGACGTGGTGATGGCGGCTGAAGACGAAAGCGTCCCGGCGAGCCTCCGGCACCTCCTGGACGCGGCGCCGGAAGTGATCTTTCCCATCGTCCACGGCACCTGGGGAGAAGACGGCACCTTGCAGGGCCTGTGCGAAATGCTCGACCTGCCTTACGCCGGAGCGGATGTCGCGGCGAGCGCCGTGGCGATGGACAAACTCCTCTGCAAGCGGCTGCTGGCCTCCGCCGGCGTGCCGGTGGTGGACTTCGAGTCCGTGGCCGCCGGCGAAGACTTCGCCGCCGCCGCCGAGCGGGCCCAGCGGTTGCCCGCACCGTGGTTCGTCAAGCCCTCGGTGGGCGGATCGAGCGTCGGCATCCGCAAGGTCACCGCGGCGGCGGAACTCGAAGACGCCCTCGCCTTCGCCCTCGGCTTCGACGACGAAGTCATCGTCGAACGCGGCGTCACCGGCCGGGAGATCGAGTGCGCCGTCCTCGGCTACCCGTCCCTCCAGGCCTCCGTCCTCGGCGAGATCGAGCCCGGTCGCGAGTTCTACGACTACGAGGACAAGTACCTAGAAGACACCGCCCGCCTCCTCGCCCCGGCCCCCCTGCCGGAAGAAACCTCCCACCGCCTCCGCGCCCTCGCCATCCGTGCCTTCCAAGCCCTCGGCGGCACCGGCATGGCGCGGGTGGACTTCTTCCTGGCCGAAGGCGAAGACGGCGACCAGGTGTGGGTCAACGAAATCAACACCCTCCCCGGCTTCACCAAGATCTCCATGTACCCCCGCCTGTGGGACCTCACTGGGGTGCCGATACCCGAACTCGTCGACCGCCTGGTCCAAGACGCCCTCACCCGCCACCGAAATCGCCATGCGCTGGATCGGGGGATCAAGGAGTGGTTGGGGTCGTTGGGCTGA
- the serA gene encoding phosphoglycerate dehydrogenase → MYRILISDPLNPIGIAILRDSGAEVRLLEADERDKLPELLPDFDALVVRSGTTVTAELLDVGKRLKVVGRAGIGVDNVDVKAATERGILVVNAPTANVLSATEHTLALLLSLARKVPSACASLRTGAWERKKFVGMELHGKTLGVIGFGRIGQQVAARARAFEMEVVAYDPFLGEEAAKRLGVDLLPLEELLAAADVITLHTPLTDDTKNLLNAERIAQMKAGALLINCGRGGTVDEKALLAALDDGRLAGAALDVFSQEPIDYPELVKHPKVVVTPHIGAQTREAQERISTQTAHMVLESLGGSLAVSAVNLPFASTGTRGEPYLALGEKLGRLVGSLVHKGLERLEVRYWGLDNNLRTPVAVAVLKGALTPLLGTAVNYVNAERIAASRGIELVQSVHTGAMGYPLLVEVEATGADGAHRVAGTLFGDGGSRVVLFDGHRLEFQPSRRLLVVRNDDVPGVVGRLGTLLGEGGINIADIHLARDRERGEALAVLRVDADVPDSLVERISAEPQVQNVQRIDLDS, encoded by the coding sequence GTGTACCGAATCCTGATCTCCGACCCTTTGAATCCCATCGGCATCGCCATCTTGCGCGATTCCGGCGCCGAAGTCCGCCTGCTGGAGGCGGACGAGCGCGACAAGCTGCCGGAACTGCTGCCGGACTTCGATGCCCTGGTCGTGCGTAGCGGGACCACGGTCACCGCCGAGCTGCTCGACGTCGGCAAGCGCCTCAAGGTGGTGGGCCGCGCCGGCATCGGCGTCGACAACGTCGACGTCAAGGCCGCCACCGAGCGCGGCATCCTGGTGGTCAACGCGCCCACCGCCAACGTCCTGTCCGCCACCGAGCACACCCTCGCGCTGCTGCTGTCGCTGGCCCGCAAAGTGCCCTCGGCCTGCGCGTCGCTCCGCACCGGCGCCTGGGAGCGCAAGAAGTTCGTCGGCATGGAACTCCACGGCAAGACCCTGGGGGTGATTGGCTTCGGTCGCATCGGCCAGCAGGTGGCGGCCCGCGCCCGCGCCTTCGAGATGGAAGTCGTGGCTTACGATCCCTTCCTCGGCGAAGAGGCGGCCAAGCGGCTGGGGGTCGATCTCTTGCCCCTCGAAGAACTGCTCGCCGCCGCCGACGTGATCACCCTGCATACCCCCTTGACGGACGACACCAAAAACCTGCTCAACGCCGAGCGCATCGCCCAGATGAAGGCCGGAGCGCTGTTGATCAACTGCGGCCGCGGCGGCACGGTGGACGAAAAAGCCCTGCTGGCGGCCCTCGACGATGGCCGCCTGGCCGGCGCCGCCCTCGACGTGTTCAGCCAGGAGCCGATCGACTACCCGGAGCTGGTGAAGCACCCCAAGGTGGTGGTCACGCCGCACATCGGCGCCCAGACCCGCGAGGCCCAGGAGCGCATCTCCACCCAGACGGCGCACATGGTGCTCGAGTCCCTCGGCGGCTCCCTGGCGGTCTCCGCCGTCAACCTGCCCTTCGCCTCCACCGGCACCCGCGGCGAGCCTTACCTGGCCCTTGGCGAAAAGCTCGGACGGCTGGTCGGTTCGCTGGTGCACAAGGGCTTGGAGCGCCTCGAAGTGCGCTACTGGGGCCTGGACAACAACCTGCGCACCCCGGTCGCCGTGGCGGTTCTCAAAGGGGCGCTCACCCCGCTCCTCGGCACCGCCGTCAACTACGTCAACGCCGAGCGCATCGCCGCCTCCCGGGGCATCGAGTTGGTGCAGTCCGTCCACACCGGGGCGATGGGGTACCCGCTGCTGGTGGAGGTCGAGGCGACCGGCGCCGACGGCGCTCACCGGGTGGCCGGCACCCTGTTCGGCGATGGCGGCTCGCGGGTGGTGCTGTTCGACGGCCACCGGCTGGAATTCCAGCCCTCGCGCCGCCTTCTGGTGGTGCGCAACGACGACGTCCCCGGAGTCGTCGGGCGCCTCGGCACCCTGCTCGGCGAAGGCGGCATCAACATCGCGGACATCCACCTGGCCCGCGACCGCGAGCGCGGTGAAGCCCTGGCAGTGCTGCGAGTGGATGCGGACGTGCCGGACTCGCTGGTCGAGCGCATCTCGGCGGAACCGCAGGTGCAGAACGTCCAGCGCATCGACCTGGATTCATAG
- a CDS encoding alanine--glyoxylate aminotransferase family protein: MTPVEPIRFFLPGPAYVPEASRRAMTEPVVAHRSPEFLDVLDAVVAGLKEVFRTSGDVVVATGSATLMMQSAIASTVERRVLHLTAGAFSERWLAISRSLGKEADQVSVPWGQAVDPDLLRQALRRGGAGDRYDAVALVHNETSTAVMHPLPELAQVIREESDALVLVDTVSSLAGAPVEFDAWGLDVAVTASQKALATPPGLAPTAVSRRALERSRRMNGRGFYTDLVRYVEKQRGDGTSRGGTITTAAMAQVHALAHQLQRIRHEGLEARWQRHRRTSEGTVRWAEESGFEVAAEAGARSWTVTCLRPPAGREPATLRQRLAAGGWTVAGGYGDWKDTTFRIGHMGEVRESDLDPLRAAIEDILAAG, translated from the coding sequence ATGACCCCCGTCGAGCCCATCCGCTTCTTTCTGCCCGGCCCGGCCTACGTGCCGGAAGCCTCCCGCCGGGCGATGACTGAGCCCGTCGTGGCCCACCGGTCGCCGGAGTTTCTGGATGTGCTGGACGCGGTGGTGGCGGGCCTCAAAGAGGTATTTCGCACCTCCGGCGACGTGGTGGTGGCCACCGGCAGCGCCACCCTGATGATGCAAAGCGCCATCGCGTCCACCGTCGAGCGGCGAGTGCTCCACCTGACCGCCGGTGCCTTTTCGGAGCGCTGGTTGGCGATTTCCCGCTCTCTCGGCAAGGAGGCGGATCAAGTATCCGTCCCCTGGGGGCAGGCGGTCGATCCGGATCTTCTGCGCCAGGCGCTCCGCCGTGGCGGGGCCGGCGACCGATACGATGCGGTGGCCCTGGTCCACAACGAGACCTCGACGGCGGTGATGCACCCGCTGCCGGAGCTCGCTCAGGTCATCCGTGAGGAGAGCGACGCCCTGGTCCTGGTGGACACCGTTTCATCCCTCGCCGGGGCGCCGGTGGAATTCGACGCCTGGGGTCTGGACGTGGCGGTGACGGCGTCCCAGAAGGCCCTGGCGACGCCTCCCGGCCTGGCGCCGACGGCCGTGTCCCGGCGCGCCCTGGAGCGCTCGCGGCGAATGAACGGCCGCGGCTTTTACACCGATCTCGTACGCTACGTCGAGAAACAGCGGGGCGACGGCACCAGCCGCGGCGGCACCATCACCACCGCCGCCATGGCGCAGGTCCACGCCCTGGCGCACCAGCTACAGCGCATCCGCCACGAGGGCCTGGAGGCGCGCTGGCAGCGCCATCGGCGGACGTCCGAGGGGACCGTTCGCTGGGCCGAGGAGAGCGGGTTCGAGGTGGCGGCCGAGGCCGGAGCCCGCTCCTGGACGGTCACCTGCCTCCGACCGCCGGCCGGCCGGGAGCCGGCGACGCTGCGGCAACGGCTGGCCGCTGGCGGCTGGACCGTCGCCGGAGGCTATGGCGATTGGAAGGACACGACGTTTCGAATTGGCCACATGGGCGAGGTGCGCGAGTCGGATCTCGATCCCCTGCGGGCGGCCATTGAGGACATCCTAGCGGCGGGCTGA
- a CDS encoding DUF1343 domain-containing protein: MILTGLDRLLLDARELAGRRYAFLGHGASVTADGRPGHLALVATGTPPTLLLGPEHGYHGIEQDMIPAAGGREPWTGIEVVSLYGSDEDSLRPDPETFAGLDLLLIDLQDVGSRYYTYVASALWAAEAAFSAGCEVWILDRPNPLGGAVLEGPPVEAGYDSFVSAFRTPVRHGCTLGELARLEGLRRPESGLARCRVWPVEGWQRDALWPGLGAPGIGGRPWVSPSPNMPSLGAALVYPGTCLVEATELSEGRGTARPFEWIGAPWLDPVGLAERLAARELPGVTFLPLYFRPQFQKHSGTECGGVQLLVTDFESFHPLRTGVEILFACRDSSPMDFRWREAPYEFVADRPAIDLLTGGEHCRRAMDEGDREAFDRWIASWTEYEASFAAERREILLYDGPGGPGDLPA; encoded by the coding sequence CGGCCGGCCCGGTCATCTCGCCCTGGTCGCCACCGGCACGCCGCCGACACTGCTCCTCGGGCCAGAGCACGGCTACCACGGCATCGAGCAGGACATGATCCCGGCCGCGGGCGGCCGAGAGCCCTGGACCGGCATCGAAGTGGTGTCCCTCTACGGTTCCGACGAGGACTCCTTGCGGCCGGATCCGGAAACCTTCGCCGGGCTGGATCTGCTGCTGATCGACCTGCAGGACGTCGGTAGCCGCTACTACACCTATGTCGCCTCGGCCCTGTGGGCGGCGGAGGCGGCCTTCTCCGCCGGCTGCGAGGTGTGGATTCTCGACCGCCCCAACCCCCTGGGCGGTGCGGTGCTCGAAGGGCCGCCGGTGGAGGCGGGCTACGACAGCTTCGTCAGCGCCTTCCGGACGCCCGTTCGCCACGGCTGCACCTTGGGCGAGCTGGCCCGGCTGGAGGGCCTGCGCCGGCCGGAATCCGGTCTCGCCCGGTGCCGGGTGTGGCCCGTCGAGGGCTGGCAGCGCGATGCCTTGTGGCCCGGTTTGGGGGCGCCCGGCATAGGGGGCCGACCGTGGGTGTCGCCGTCCCCCAACATGCCGTCCCTCGGCGCCGCCCTGGTCTATCCGGGCACCTGTCTGGTCGAAGCGACGGAACTTTCCGAGGGGCGGGGCACCGCGCGGCCCTTCGAGTGGATCGGAGCCCCCTGGCTCGATCCGGTGGGCCTCGCTGAGCGCTTGGCGGCCCGCGAGCTGCCGGGGGTGACCTTTCTGCCCCTCTACTTCCGGCCGCAGTTTCAGAAACACTCCGGCACCGAGTGCGGCGGGGTCCAGCTCCTGGTGACCGACTTCGAGAGCTTCCACCCCTTGCGCACCGGCGTCGAGATCCTCTTCGCCTGCCGCGACTCCTCGCCGATGGACTTTCGCTGGCGCGAAGCGCCGTATGAGTTCGTCGCCGACCGGCCGGCGATCGACCTCCTCACCGGCGGCGAGCACTGTCGCCGGGCGATGGATGAGGGCGACCGCGAGGCATTCGACCGCTGGATCGCGAGCTGGACGGAATACGAGGCGTCCTTCGCCGCAGAGCGCCGCGAAATCCTGCTCTACGACGGCCCTGGCGGGCCGGGAGATCTGCCGGCGTGA